Proteins from a genomic interval of Polaribacter sejongensis:
- a CDS encoding DMT family transporter: MQENKLNNYLQLHLIVFIWGFTAILGALISLDAIPLVWYRMSLAVVFIVLYFIIKKKSFKVDKKGLAKFFVTGVIIALHWIFFFKAIKVSNVSVALVTISTGAFFAALIEPIFYKRRINPLEMVLGLIVIFGLYIIFNFESQYKLGIIYALIASFLSALFSVFNGLFIKEYAANTISLYQLVFGVLFITVYLLVTNGFSVSFFIIPTSDWIYLLILSSICTAYAFIASVKIMKYISPYTVMLTINLEPIYAIVLALFIFGEKEKMNPEFYFGAFIVLFVVLLNGIIKNKTVIRNKIKAKTVRKK; encoded by the coding sequence ATGCAAGAAAATAAGTTAAACAATTATTTACAGTTACACCTTATTGTTTTTATTTGGGGGTTTACTGCAATTTTAGGCGCATTAATTAGTTTAGATGCCATTCCGTTAGTTTGGTACAGAATGTCTTTAGCAGTAGTTTTTATTGTACTTTATTTTATTATCAAAAAGAAATCATTTAAAGTTGACAAAAAAGGACTTGCAAAGTTCTTTGTAACAGGAGTTATCATTGCGCTGCATTGGATTTTTTTCTTTAAAGCCATAAAGGTTTCTAATGTTTCTGTTGCGCTAGTAACTATAAGTACCGGTGCATTTTTTGCCGCTTTAATAGAACCTATTTTCTATAAAAGAAGAATTAATCCATTAGAAATGGTGTTGGGCTTAATTGTTATTTTTGGGCTTTATATCATCTTTAATTTTGAGAGTCAATATAAATTAGGAATCATCTATGCGTTAATTGCATCTTTTTTAAGTGCATTGTTTTCTGTGTTTAATGGCCTTTTTATTAAAGAGTATGCTGCAAATACAATATCATTATATCAATTAGTTTTTGGGGTGCTTTTTATAACTGTTTATCTTTTAGTTACAAATGGTTTCTCGGTCTCTTTTTTTATAATTCCAACTTCAGATTGGATATACCTTTTAATTTTAAGTAGTATTTGTACGGCGTATGCGTTTATAGCTTCTGTTAAAATAATGAAATACATATCTCCATATACGGTAATGCTAACCATTAATTTAGAACCTATTTATGCAATTGTTTTAGCGTTATTTATATTTGGTGAAAAAGAAAAAATGAATCCAGAATTTTATTTTGGAGCATTTATAGTACTCTTTGTAGTTTTATTAAACGGAATTATAAAGAATAAAACGGTGATAAGAAATAAGATTAAAGCAAAGACTGTTAGAAAAAAGTAA